A genomic segment from Streptomyces sp. NBC_00237 encodes:
- a CDS encoding diguanylate cyclase yields the protein MGEDVRVRAVVALAQAMAAAHTPRETWRAAALGARDALGGSFAALSVWEREAGRLRVLVNEGDRAEGEDEFPADETYPVHQFPEITEFLHERWAGGGEPDAWVETADDGGPATPRPGYCHQRVAALRRRGRGCCVVAPIVLHGRAWGELYVARPRGTPVFDRADADFATVLASVIAAGIVQTERLEEVRTLAFTDPLTGLANRRAVDIRLDEALEEHRASGAQAVVSLVVCDLNGLKQVNDTHGHEVGDRLLERFGCVLSRCGAMLPGALAARLGGDEFCLLSVGPTADEVVRVAEELCVRAAELEHGDGVACGVASTGDPIGPVTSARRLFRLADAAQYRAKAARSLKPVVAGRDGEVVALAESERGEREGRGERRRFRGARAERPRPGE from the coding sequence ATGGGTGAGGACGTTCGAGTGCGGGCCGTGGTCGCGCTGGCGCAGGCGATGGCGGCGGCACACACCCCGCGCGAGACGTGGCGGGCGGCGGCCCTGGGCGCGCGCGACGCGCTCGGCGGCAGCTTCGCCGCGCTGTCGGTGTGGGAGCGGGAGGCGGGGCGGCTCCGGGTCCTCGTCAACGAGGGGGACCGGGCCGAGGGGGAGGACGAGTTCCCGGCGGACGAGACGTATCCGGTGCATCAGTTCCCGGAGATCACGGAATTCCTGCACGAGCGGTGGGCGGGGGGCGGGGAGCCCGACGCCTGGGTCGAGACGGCGGACGACGGCGGTCCGGCGACGCCCCGTCCCGGCTACTGCCACCAGCGAGTGGCGGCCCTCCGTCGCAGAGGGCGCGGCTGCTGCGTCGTCGCCCCGATCGTGCTGCACGGGCGGGCATGGGGCGAGCTGTACGTGGCCCGGCCGCGCGGAACCCCCGTCTTCGACCGGGCGGACGCCGATTTCGCCACCGTCCTCGCCTCCGTCATCGCCGCCGGGATCGTCCAGACGGAGCGGCTGGAGGAGGTGCGGACGCTCGCCTTCACCGATCCGCTGACGGGGCTGGCGAATCGGCGGGCCGTCGACATACGGCTGGACGAGGCGCTGGAGGAGCACCGGGCGTCCGGGGCGCAGGCCGTGGTGAGTCTGGTCGTCTGCGACCTGAACGGGCTCAAGCAGGTCAATGACACGCACGGGCACGAGGTCGGCGACCGGCTGCTGGAACGTTTCGGGTGCGTGCTGTCGCGGTGCGGAGCGATGCTGCCGGGGGCGCTCGCCGCGCGGCTGGGCGGGGACGAGTTCTGTCTGTTGTCGGTGGGGCCGACGGCCGACGAGGTGGTGCGCGTGGCGGAGGAACTGTGCGTACGGGCAGCGGAGTTGGAGCACGGGGACGGCGTGGCCTGCGGGGTCGCCTCGACCGGTGATCCGATCGGGCCCGTCACCTCCGCCCGCCGCCTCTTCCGGCTGGCCGACGCGGCCCAGTACCGCGCGAAGGCGGCCCGCTCGCTGAAGCCGGTGGTGGCGGGGCGGGACGGAGAGGTGGTCGCGCTCGCGGAGTCGGAACGCGGGGAGCGGGAGGGGCGGGGGGAGCGGAGACGATTCCGGGGAGCGAGGGCGGAGCGGCCCCGGCCCGGGGAGTAG
- a CDS encoding adenylate/guanylate cyclase domain-containing protein, with product MTVDDTTSDGDTDPHPSTPATPEPPKPPPASPVFHEVDHTAEPSDDPLAIRLEQLILGAERRYTAFQAARTAGVSMDLASRFWRAMGFPDIGQAKALTEADVLALRRLAGLVEAGLLSEPMAVQVARSTGQTTARLAEWQIDSFLEGLTEPPEPGMTRTEVTYPLVELLLPELEEFLVYVWRRQLAAATGRVVQAADDDEMVDRRLAVGFADLVGFTRLTRRLEEEELGELVEAFETTCADLVAAHGGRLIKTLGDEVLYCADDAGTAAEIALRLIETLSHDQTMPALRVGIAFGTVTTRMGDVFGTTVNLASRLTSIAPKDTVLVDGALAEELSRTGDAPVSEAEAAAEAEKAAKEGTESPTYRFGLQPMWQRPVRGLGIVEPWMLARRAKPASD from the coding sequence TCTACTCCGGCGACTCCGGAGCCCCCCAAGCCTCCCCCCGCCTCACCGGTCTTCCACGAGGTCGACCACACGGCCGAACCCTCCGACGACCCCCTCGCCATCCGGCTGGAACAGCTGATCCTGGGGGCCGAGCGCCGCTACACCGCCTTCCAGGCGGCCCGTACGGCAGGCGTCTCCATGGACCTCGCCTCCCGCTTCTGGCGGGCCATGGGCTTCCCCGACATCGGGCAGGCCAAGGCCCTCACCGAGGCCGACGTCCTCGCCCTGCGGCGGCTCGCCGGTCTCGTCGAGGCGGGACTGCTCAGCGAGCCCATGGCGGTGCAGGTGGCGCGGTCCACCGGGCAGACCACCGCCCGGCTGGCCGAATGGCAGATCGACAGTTTCCTGGAGGGGCTGACCGAGCCGCCCGAGCCGGGGATGACGCGTACCGAGGTGACGTATCCGCTGGTGGAGCTGTTGCTCCCGGAGCTGGAGGAGTTCCTGGTGTACGTCTGGCGGCGGCAGCTCGCCGCGGCCACCGGGCGGGTCGTGCAGGCGGCGGACGACGACGAGATGGTCGACCGGCGGCTGGCCGTCGGCTTCGCGGACCTGGTCGGCTTCACCCGGCTCACGCGGCGGCTGGAGGAGGAGGAGCTCGGCGAGCTGGTCGAGGCATTCGAGACGACGTGTGCGGATCTGGTCGCGGCGCACGGGGGGCGGCTCATCAAGACGCTGGGCGACGAGGTTCTGTACTGCGCCGACGACGCGGGTACGGCGGCGGAGATCGCGCTGCGCCTGATCGAGACGCTCTCGCACGACCAGACGATGCCTGCCCTGCGGGTCGGGATCGCCTTCGGCACGGTCACGACGCGGATGGGCGATGTCTTCGGTACGACGGTGAATCTGGCGAGTCGGCTGACGTCGATAGCGCCGAAGGACACGGTCCTGGTCGACGGGGCACTCGCGGAGGAGCTGTCGCGGACGGGGGACGCTCCGGTTTCCGAGGCGGAGGCTGCGGCGGAGGCGGAGAAGGCGGCCAAGGAGGGGACGGAGTCGCCGACGTACCGGTTCGGGCTTCAGCCGATGTGGCAGAGGCCGGTGCGGGGGCTCGGGATAGTGGAGCCGTGGATGCTTGCGCGGCGGGCGAAGCCGGCTTCGGACTGA
- a CDS encoding class I SAM-dependent methyltransferase: protein MDRSIRTVDDVMHLLDGLFAPEADRWTDTASDWWDGFYADRDRPVPFFVSKPDENLVSYLERGMLRPDGRALDLGCGPGRNALHLAAAGYEVDAVDLSPTAVAWAGERAAEAAPEVRGRLRFRQGDVFALAADALPGPYDLIHDSGCFHHLPPHRRIGYLALIGRLLAPGGHFSLACFAAGEDGMGCEIPDGELYGAAAPQLHGGLAYTSESLRRIFSSLDEVELRRMRDESAASDRFGEPFLWAGLFRRHHC, encoded by the coding sequence TTGGACCGTTCCATCCGTACCGTCGACGACGTCATGCACCTCCTCGACGGCCTCTTCGCGCCGGAGGCCGACCGCTGGACCGACACCGCGTCCGACTGGTGGGACGGCTTCTACGCGGACCGTGACAGGCCCGTTCCCTTCTTCGTCTCCAAGCCCGACGAGAACCTCGTCTCCTACCTGGAACGCGGAATGCTGCGACCCGATGGCCGCGCCCTCGACCTCGGGTGCGGGCCCGGACGCAACGCCCTCCATCTCGCCGCCGCCGGTTACGAGGTGGACGCCGTCGACCTCTCCCCGACGGCTGTCGCCTGGGCCGGGGAACGGGCCGCCGAGGCCGCCCCCGAGGTCCGGGGCCGTCTCCGGTTCCGGCAGGGTGACGTCTTCGCGCTCGCTGCGGACGCGTTGCCGGGACCGTACGACCTCATCCACGACTCCGGCTGCTTCCACCACCTCCCGCCGCACCGCCGCATCGGCTACCTCGCCCTGATCGGGCGGCTCCTCGCGCCCGGCGGGCACTTCTCGCTCGCCTGTTTCGCGGCGGGGGAGGACGGGATGGGGTGCGAGATCCCGGACGGGGAGCTGTACGGGGCTGCGGCCCCGCAGCTGCACGGGGGGCTCGCGTACACCTCGGAGTCCCTGCGCCGGATCTTCTCCTCCCTCGACGAGGTCGAACTCCGGCGCATGCGCGACGAGTCGGCCGCGTCCGACCGGTTCGGGGAGCCGTTCCTCTGGGCGGGACTGTTCCGTCGGCACCACTGCTGA
- a CDS encoding enoyl-CoA hydratase/isomerase family protein yields MDEQRYGEFVVVRRHGDGGYVAELVLDRPKAMNAVSSAMAASIGEACAALAADPGVRTTVVTSSNDRAFCVGADLKERNSFSDAELVRQRPTARAAYTGVLELPMPTVAAVHGYALGGGYELALACDLIVADGTAVVGLPEVSVGVIPGGGGTQLLPRRVGAARAAELVFTARRVEADEAKELGLVDVLAGEGDARGEALALAARIAANSPVGLRAAKRAMRLGQGLDLRAGLEVEDAAWRSVAFSGDRAEGVAAFNEKRKPEWPGE; encoded by the coding sequence ATGGACGAGCAGCGATACGGGGAGTTCGTCGTGGTCCGGCGACACGGCGACGGCGGGTACGTCGCCGAGCTCGTCCTCGACCGGCCCAAGGCCATGAACGCCGTGTCCAGCGCGATGGCCGCGTCCATCGGCGAGGCGTGCGCCGCCCTCGCCGCCGACCCCGGCGTCCGTACGACCGTGGTCACCTCCTCGAACGACCGCGCCTTCTGCGTCGGCGCGGACCTCAAAGAGCGCAATTCGTTCAGTGACGCGGAGCTCGTCCGGCAGCGGCCCACCGCTCGTGCCGCGTACACCGGGGTGCTGGAACTGCCCATGCCGACGGTCGCGGCCGTTCACGGCTACGCGCTGGGCGGTGGGTACGAGCTGGCCCTCGCCTGTGACCTGATCGTCGCCGACGGGACCGCCGTCGTCGGCCTGCCGGAGGTCTCCGTCGGCGTCATTCCGGGCGGCGGCGGTACGCAGCTGCTGCCGCGCCGTGTCGGGGCCGCACGCGCGGCGGAGCTGGTGTTCACGGCGCGCCGGGTGGAGGCCGATGAGGCGAAGGAGCTGGGCCTCGTCGACGTACTGGCGGGAGAAGGAGATGCGAGGGGCGAGGCCCTCGCGCTGGCGGCTCGTATCGCCGCGAACTCGCCCGTCGGGCTGCGGGCCGCCAAGCGGGCGATGCGGCTCGGGCAGGGGCTCGACCTGCGGGCCGGGCTGGAGGTCGAGGACGCCGCCTGGCGGTCGGTGGCCTTCTCCGGGGACCGGGCGGAGGGCGTCGCCGCGTTCAACGAGAAGCGCAAGCCGGAGTGGCCGGGGGAGTAG
- a CDS encoding polysaccharide deacetylase family protein: protein MDENTHHTTGRAGTRTSGGITYLATYAVAGLALAGLAACAVDTVTHHGPPTQGKSAGASTTADPALPAPTVDMAMVRESEDPGRTVNLTLDDGPDPRWTPKALELLKRYGAKAVFCMTGPNAAAHPDLVKQVVAAGHRLCDHSVHHDTAMDKKPVAYQEKEILDAKRMIDEASGGEKIWFYRAPGGAFTPQSRQIAAAHGMRSLGWNVDPNDFARPGTEAIVSAVKAQLSSGPTVLLHDGGGNRSQTMDALERLLPWFEEQGYAFSFPKG from the coding sequence ATGGACGAGAACACGCACCACACGACCGGCCGCGCAGGCACCCGCACCAGCGGCGGGATCACGTACCTCGCCACCTACGCGGTGGCCGGTCTCGCCCTGGCCGGGCTCGCCGCCTGCGCGGTGGACACCGTCACGCACCACGGGCCCCCAACACAGGGCAAGAGCGCGGGAGCGAGCACCACGGCCGATCCGGCCCTGCCCGCCCCCACGGTGGACATGGCCATGGTCCGGGAGTCCGAAGACCCCGGGCGGACCGTGAACCTCACCCTGGACGACGGCCCGGACCCCCGCTGGACCCCGAAGGCACTGGAACTCCTGAAGCGGTACGGAGCCAAGGCCGTGTTCTGCATGACAGGGCCCAACGCCGCCGCCCACCCCGACCTGGTCAAGCAGGTCGTCGCCGCAGGACACCGCCTCTGCGACCACTCCGTGCACCACGACACCGCGATGGACAAGAAGCCCGTCGCGTACCAGGAGAAGGAGATACTCGACGCCAAACGCATGATCGACGAAGCTTCGGGCGGGGAGAAGATCTGGTTCTACCGTGCGCCGGGCGGTGCCTTCACCCCCCAGAGCCGGCAGATAGCGGCGGCCCACGGCATGCGCAGCCTCGGCTGGAACGTCGACCCCAACGACTTCGCGCGCCCCGGCACGGAGGCCATCGTGTCGGCGGTCAAGGCCCAGCTCTCCTCGGGCCCGACGGTCCTCCTGCACGACGGCGGCGGCAACCGGTCCCAGACGATGGACGCCCTGGAACGGCTGCTGCCCTGGTTCGAGGAGCAGGGGTACGCCTTCAGCTTCCCCAAAGGGTGA